AGCACCAAAACCAGGATCCCAATAAATAACAAGCAGATGATAAATTTGTTTTTCTGACTCAGTCTATGTTTGTCTAAAAAATCATGATCATCTTTTCGATTAACTAAATTCATTATATGACCCCCTATATAAACCTTACTTTTCAGCAAAAGCCGTTGTATGATTCTTTCAATTACATTGCGATAACATAAGATTATCTCATTAAGTCTTCTGTTGGGAGAATCTTCTACAGAATGTAAAAAAAACAACCTCAATGGTTGTTTTTTCTCAATGAATGGATTTGGTTTTCCATGCGTGCATCGGATTTTATCTCAGCCAGTGTTTACGCCAAAACAGGATAAGTACTGCTGTCACAATTAACACGGATACACCGAAAAAGAGCGGCATCCCCAAAGGCGAGTGGATCAGCGGCATTGCTTCAAAATTCATTCCAAAGAAGGAGGTAACCAGATTAATCGGCAGCAGGATCGTGGCCAGAAGCGTCAGAACTTTCATGATATCATTGGCCCGGTTGTCAATGGCCTGCTGGTAGGCTTCCATTAGGATTTCAATCAGCTCATGAGTCTGCCGTGCATTCTCAAGTTTCTGCTGGGTATCGGCAACCAGGTCTTTCCATGATGGCTTCCCCTGATCATGATTATCCATGGCTGCCAGTCTGCTGAAAATCGTCTGATGCGCATTCAGTGACTTCTTTAATCCGAGTATTTTTTTGTGAAGGTTAATTATTTCACTTCTTTGCCATCTTTCAGGAGTTTCCAGGATATTTTCTTCAATCCGGTCCACATCATCTTCCAGTAATTCCAGCTGGCGCTGATGATGTTCCAGTATTTCCATGCCGAGGAGCTGCGCCAGATCGGAAGGTGTCGTAAGCAGCCCTCTCCGGGCCCAGTCATTGATCTGCGACAGCTCAAGCCGGTCATTGCGCAGTATCGTCATATCATTCGCCGACAGAAAAAAGTAGATCGCAAATTCTTTGGTGTCATCAGCAAAATCGCTGTAACCAATAAAAAACAGAGAAGGGTGCAGACGTTCAAATCTTTGATTAAAGCTATTCCCCTGCGGATTCAGATTTCCCAGAACACGGTCGATCTCTGCAGATCCGGCAAATGCCAAGTGCCCGTTCAGGAGCTTCCATTCCTCAGCATTGAAGAGGGTTATGCTAAACTTTCCCTCTGCCGGAATCTGTTGTGATTCTATTTCTTTCAGGCCCTCCGGAGAGACAAGATAGTGTTGC
This genomic stretch from Dehalobacter restrictus DSM 9455 harbors:
- a CDS encoding magnesium transporter CorA family protein, producing MQHYLVSPEGLKEIESQQIPAEGKFSITLFNAEEWKLLNGHLAFAGSAEIDRVLGNLNPQGNSFNQRFERLHPSLFFIGYSDFADDTKEFAIYFFLSANDMTILRNDRLELSQINDWARRGLLTTPSDLAQLLGMEILEHHQRQLELLEDDVDRIEENILETPERWQRSEIINLHKKILGLKKSLNAHQTIFSRLAAMDNHDQGKPSWKDLVADTQQKLENARQTHELIEILMEAYQQAIDNRANDIMKVLTLLATILLPINLVTSFFGMNFEAMPLIHSPLGMPLFFGVSVLIVTAVLILFWRKHWLR